The Streptomyces aurantiacus genome includes a region encoding these proteins:
- a CDS encoding acyl-CoA dehydrogenase family protein gives MSLLSATPHQPAVSEREARQVAEAAREQDWRKPSFAKELFLGRFRLDLIHPHPMPPDEDARRGEEFLARLRDFCETKIDSALIEREARIPDEVINGLKELGALGMKIDTKYGGLGLTQVYYNKALALVGSANPAIGALLSAHQSIGVPQPLKLFGTQEQKDAFLPRLARTDISAFLLTEPDVGSDPARLATSAVPDGDDYVLDGVKLWTTNGVVADLLVVMARVPKSEGHKGGITAFVVEAASEGVTVENRNAFMGLRGLENGVTRFHQVRVPAANRIGPEGAGLKIALTTLNTGRLSLPAMCVGAGKWCLKIAREWSSVREQWGKPVAHHEAVGAKISFIAATTFALEAVLDLSSQMADENRNDIRIEAALAKLYGSEMAWLMADELVQIRGGRGFETADSLAARGERAVPAEQILRDLRINRIFEGSTEIMHLLIAREAVDAHLSVAGDLIDPEKSLSDKAKAGANAGVFYAKWLPKLIAGPGQLPRSYGDFHPAGHVDLSGHLRYVERSARKLARSTFYAMSRWQGRMETKQGFLGRIVDIGAELFAMSAACVRAELLRSTEAHGREAYQLADAFCSQSRVRVEELFGRLWSNTDDLDRKVVKGVLGGAYTWLEEGVVDPSGEGPWIADATPGATERENVHRPVR, from the coding sequence GTGAGCCTCTTGTCCGCAACACCCCACCAGCCCGCTGTCTCCGAACGCGAGGCCCGACAGGTCGCCGAGGCCGCGCGAGAGCAGGACTGGCGCAAACCCAGTTTCGCCAAGGAGCTGTTCCTCGGCCGCTTCCGGCTCGACCTCATCCACCCCCACCCGATGCCCCCCGACGAGGACGCGCGGCGCGGCGAGGAGTTCCTCGCCAGACTGCGCGACTTCTGCGAGACCAAGATCGACTCAGCGCTCATCGAGCGCGAGGCGCGGATCCCCGACGAGGTGATCAACGGGCTCAAGGAGCTCGGCGCCCTCGGCATGAAGATCGACACGAAGTACGGCGGCCTGGGCCTGACGCAGGTCTACTACAACAAGGCGCTGGCCCTGGTCGGCTCCGCGAACCCGGCGATCGGCGCGCTGCTCTCCGCGCATCAGTCGATCGGCGTACCGCAGCCGCTGAAGCTCTTCGGCACCCAGGAGCAGAAGGACGCCTTCCTCCCGCGCCTGGCCCGTACCGACATCTCCGCCTTCCTGCTCACCGAGCCCGACGTGGGCTCCGACCCGGCGCGCCTGGCCACCAGCGCGGTACCCGACGGCGACGACTACGTCCTCGACGGGGTGAAACTCTGGACGACCAACGGTGTCGTCGCGGACCTGCTGGTCGTGATGGCGCGCGTGCCGAAGTCCGAGGGCCACAAGGGCGGCATCACCGCCTTCGTCGTGGAGGCCGCGTCGGAGGGCGTCACGGTCGAGAACCGCAACGCGTTCATGGGGCTGCGCGGTCTGGAGAACGGGGTCACCCGCTTCCACCAGGTCCGGGTGCCCGCCGCGAACCGCATCGGACCGGAGGGCGCCGGGCTCAAGATCGCCCTCACCACGCTCAACACCGGACGGCTCTCGCTGCCCGCCATGTGCGTCGGCGCCGGCAAGTGGTGTCTGAAGATCGCCCGCGAGTGGTCGTCCGTGCGGGAGCAGTGGGGCAAGCCGGTGGCCCACCACGAGGCCGTGGGCGCGAAGATCTCCTTCATCGCGGCGACCACGTTCGCCCTGGAGGCCGTCCTCGACCTGTCGTCGCAGATGGCCGACGAGAACCGCAACGACATCCGCATCGAGGCCGCCCTCGCCAAGCTGTACGGCTCCGAGATGGCCTGGCTGATGGCCGACGAGCTGGTCCAGATCCGCGGCGGACGCGGCTTCGAGACCGCCGACTCCCTCGCGGCCCGCGGCGAACGGGCCGTCCCCGCCGAGCAGATCCTGCGCGACCTGCGCATCAACCGCATCTTCGAGGGCTCGACGGAGATCATGCACCTGCTGATCGCGCGGGAGGCGGTCGACGCCCACCTCTCCGTGGCCGGCGACCTCATCGACCCGGAGAAGTCCCTCTCGGACAAGGCGAAGGCGGGCGCGAACGCCGGCGTGTTCTACGCCAAGTGGCTCCCGAAACTGATCGCGGGCCCCGGTCAACTGCCGCGTTCCTACGGGGACTTCCATCCGGCCGGACACGTCGACCTGTCCGGCCACCTCCGGTACGTGGAGCGCTCCGCCCGCAAGCTCGCCCGGTCCACCTTCTACGCCATGTCCCGCTGGCAGGGCCGGATGGAGACCAAGCAGGGCTTCCTCGGCCGGATCGTCGACATCGGCGCCGAGCTGTTCGCGATGAGCGCCGCCTGTGTCCGCGCCGAACTCCTGCGCTCGACCGAGGCGCACGGCCGGGAGGCGTACCAGCTCGCCGACGCCTTCTGCAGCCAGTCCCGCGTCCGGGTGGAGGAGCTCTTCGGCCGGCTGTGGTCCAACACCGACGATCTCGACCGCAAGGTGGTCAAGGGCGTCCTCGGCGGCGCCTACACCTGGCTGGAGGAGGGAGTCGTCGACCCGTCCGGCGAAGGTCCGTGGATCGCCGACGCGACACCGGGAGCGACCGAACGGGAGAACGTCCACCGGCCCGTCCGCTGA
- a CDS encoding LacI family DNA-binding transcriptional regulator, with protein sequence MVTLAEVAQHAGVSASTVSYVLSGKRSISVDTRQRVEQSIQELGYHPNAGARALASNRSNIIALMIPLRTDMYVPVMMEIAIAVTTAARTHGYDVLLLTGEEGPDAVRRVTGSGLADAMILMDVELDDERLPLLRGTDQPSVLIGLPADTSGLTCVDLDFRATGALCAEHLAMLGHRDIAVIGEAPAVYERHTGFAERTLDGLRSRSRELGLRVLHRPCEGGFDAMSLTLARVFDERPGTTGFVVQNESAVEPLLALLRRQGRAVPEDVSVIAICPDQVAVQASVRLTSVAIPAQEMGRNAVEQLIAKLEGHGKDEVVLIAPELTVRASTGPAPAAS encoded by the coding sequence ATGGTCACCCTCGCCGAGGTCGCCCAGCATGCCGGAGTATCGGCGAGCACGGTGAGCTATGTCCTCAGCGGCAAGCGGTCCATCTCCGTGGACACCCGCCAGCGGGTCGAGCAGAGCATCCAGGAGCTCGGGTACCACCCCAACGCGGGAGCCCGGGCGCTGGCAAGCAACCGGTCCAACATCATCGCGCTGATGATCCCGCTCCGCACCGACATGTACGTACCCGTGATGATGGAGATCGCCATCGCGGTGACGACCGCGGCGCGCACCCACGGGTACGACGTGCTGCTGCTCACCGGCGAGGAGGGCCCCGACGCCGTGCGCCGGGTCACCGGGAGCGGGCTCGCCGACGCGATGATCCTGATGGACGTCGAGCTCGACGACGAGCGGCTGCCGCTGCTGCGCGGCACCGACCAGCCGTCCGTCCTCATCGGGCTCCCCGCCGACACCAGCGGCCTGACCTGCGTGGATCTCGACTTCCGTGCGACGGGCGCGCTGTGCGCCGAGCATCTCGCGATGCTCGGTCACCGTGACATCGCTGTCATCGGCGAGGCTCCCGCGGTCTACGAGCGGCACACGGGCTTCGCCGAGCGCACGCTCGACGGACTCCGCTCCCGGTCGCGGGAGCTCGGCCTGCGGGTGCTCCACCGCCCGTGCGAGGGCGGCTTCGACGCCATGTCACTGACCCTGGCCCGGGTCTTCGACGAGCGCCCCGGCACCACGGGCTTCGTCGTGCAGAACGAGTCCGCCGTCGAGCCGCTGCTCGCGCTGCTGCGCAGGCAGGGCCGGGCGGTGCCGGAGGACGTGTCGGTGATCGCGATCTGCCCGGACCAGGTCGCCGTCCAGGCGTCGGTGCGGCTGACCTCGGTGGCCATCCCCGCCCAGGAGATGGGCCGCAACGCGGTGGAGCAGCTGATCGCCAAGCTGGAGGGGCACGGCAAGGACGAAGTCGTGCTCATCGCACCCGAGTTGACGGTCCGGGCGAGCACGGGTCCGGCTCCCGCCGCTTCCTGA
- a CDS encoding glycoside hydrolase family 31 protein, which translates to MNQPAENQPGEHGRPGQGSASLAQSSPTVGTFRERDGALEWSGRQETVRIEPWGPDAVRVRARLGGPVLEGLPAAVLDEPPATEATVKIEDGRGLLTVGALTVEVDAEGLVRFVRSDDGTELLAEERAHFWWPGPRLYTPVGNGHHRLEQRFAAYEGEKLYGLGQHQHGLLDQKGAVLDLVQRNAEVTIPVLTSSRGYTLLWNSPAIGRVELAGNGTRWVADSARQIDYWITAGRPADAQRRYSAVTGRTPMLPEWAAGFWQCKLRYRTQDELLGVAREYRRRGLPIDVIVCDFFHWTHLGEWKFDPAEWPDPAAMQRELTELGIKLVVSVWPSVSPLSENHQLMEQRGWFIGTQYGPMAHADWPDKEVASTVQVAFYDATNPEAREFLWSRIKDNYLEPYGITSFWLDACEPELKPGFQENLRYWAGPGLEVGNMYPRENARTFHEGMLAAGEREVITLNRSAWAGSQRYGAALWSGDIGTDFATLRRQIAAGLNTSLSGIPWWNTDIGGFHGGDPDDPAYREVMIRWFQFGALSPLMRLHGFRDPGTPLGPEMTGGPNEVWSYGEEAGAILERYLHLRERLKPYVLEVMREAHEEGLPVMRPLFLEFPEDQATWSVDDAYLFGRDLLVAPVLTAGATARTAYLPAGARWTDAWTGESYEGGAAVTVDAPLDRIPLFLRDGARLPVAE; encoded by the coding sequence ATGAATCAGCCTGCCGAGAACCAGCCCGGAGAGCACGGAAGGCCCGGGCAGGGGTCCGCGAGCCTCGCCCAGTCCTCCCCCACCGTCGGCACGTTCCGCGAACGCGACGGCGCGCTGGAGTGGAGCGGCCGCCAGGAGACCGTACGCATCGAGCCGTGGGGCCCGGACGCCGTCCGGGTCCGGGCCAGGCTCGGCGGGCCCGTCCTGGAGGGTCTGCCCGCCGCCGTGCTCGACGAGCCGCCCGCCACGGAGGCCACCGTCAAGATCGAGGACGGGCGGGGACTGCTGACCGTCGGCGCGCTGACCGTGGAGGTCGACGCCGAGGGCCTGGTCCGCTTCGTCCGCAGCGACGACGGCACCGAACTGCTCGCCGAGGAGCGCGCCCACTTCTGGTGGCCGGGGCCGCGCCTCTACACCCCCGTCGGCAACGGCCACCACCGTCTGGAGCAGCGCTTCGCCGCGTACGAGGGCGAGAAGCTGTACGGCCTCGGACAGCACCAGCACGGGCTGCTCGACCAGAAGGGCGCCGTCCTCGACCTGGTCCAGCGCAACGCCGAGGTGACCATCCCGGTCCTCACCTCCAGCCGCGGCTACACCCTGCTGTGGAACAGCCCGGCGATCGGCCGCGTCGAGCTCGCGGGCAACGGCACGCGGTGGGTGGCGGACTCGGCCCGGCAGATCGACTACTGGATCACCGCGGGCCGTCCGGCCGACGCGCAGCGCCGGTACAGCGCGGTGACCGGGCGCACGCCGATGCTGCCCGAGTGGGCGGCGGGCTTCTGGCAGTGCAAGCTGCGCTACCGCACCCAGGACGAACTCCTCGGCGTGGCACGGGAGTACAGGCGCCGCGGCCTGCCCATCGACGTCATCGTCTGCGACTTCTTCCACTGGACGCATCTGGGCGAGTGGAAGTTCGACCCGGCCGAGTGGCCGGACCCGGCGGCGATGCAGCGGGAGCTCACGGAACTCGGCATCAAGCTCGTCGTGTCCGTCTGGCCGTCCGTCTCCCCGCTCTCCGAGAACCATCAGCTGATGGAGCAGCGGGGCTGGTTCATCGGCACCCAGTACGGGCCCATGGCACACGCCGACTGGCCGGACAAGGAGGTCGCCTCCACGGTCCAGGTCGCCTTCTACGACGCGACGAACCCCGAGGCGCGTGAGTTCCTCTGGTCGCGGATCAAGGACAACTACCTTGAGCCGTACGGGATCACGTCCTTCTGGCTGGACGCCTGCGAGCCGGAGCTGAAGCCGGGTTTCCAGGAGAACCTGCGCTACTGGGCGGGCCCGGGACTCGAAGTGGGCAACATGTATCCGCGCGAGAACGCCCGCACCTTCCACGAGGGCATGCTGGCGGCGGGCGAGAGAGAGGTCATCACCCTCAACAGGTCGGCGTGGGCGGGCAGTCAGCGCTACGGGGCCGCCCTGTGGTCCGGCGACATCGGCACGGACTTCGCGACGCTGCGCCGCCAGATCGCGGCGGGTCTCAACACCTCGCTGTCCGGCATCCCCTGGTGGAACACCGACATCGGGGGCTTCCACGGCGGTGACCCGGACGACCCGGCGTACCGCGAGGTCATGATCCGCTGGTTCCAGTTCGGCGCGCTGTCCCCGCTGATGCGCCTGCACGGCTTCCGGGACCCGGGCACGCCGCTCGGCCCGGAGATGACCGGTGGCCCGAACGAGGTGTGGTCGTACGGCGAGGAGGCCGGCGCGATCCTGGAGAGGTACCTCCACCTGCGTGAGCGTCTGAAGCCGTACGTGCTGGAGGTCATGCGGGAGGCCCACGAGGAGGGGCTGCCGGTGATGCGGCCGCTGTTCCTGGAGTTCCCCGAGGACCAGGCGACGTGGTCCGTGGACGACGCGTACCTCTTCGGCCGGGACCTGCTGGTCGCGCCGGTGCTCACGGCGGGGGCGACGGCCCGGACGGCGTACCTTCCGGCGGGCGCGCGCTGGACCGACGCGTGGACCGGCGAGTCGTACGAGGGAGGCGCGGCCGTGACCGTCGACGCGCCGCTGGACCGCATTCCGCTGTTCCTGCGGGACGGGGCACGGCTGCCGGTGGCGGAGTGA
- a CDS encoding glycoside hydrolase family 12 protein, producing MATRTLNRITKALLAPALALGATIGLASAPASAAVWNSCDQWGNTSLNGYTLYNNIWGGGAGGQCIWANSGTNWGVNANHPNTGGIKSYPNAKKVINKSITSLGSLSSSYNVTVPSSGAYNTSYDIWDTDYDYEIMLWVNYNGAVGPLGTSQGNVTLGGHTWSVYKGSNGANEVFSFLRTSDSNSGTVNVLPILKWIKDTKHWMGNETIGDVQFGFEITSSSGGLDFRTNSMSVSSS from the coding sequence ATGGCAACACGCACGCTGAACAGGATCACCAAGGCCCTCCTGGCCCCCGCCCTCGCACTCGGCGCCACCATCGGTCTCGCTTCGGCCCCCGCCTCGGCGGCCGTCTGGAACTCCTGCGACCAGTGGGGCAACACCAGCCTCAACGGCTACACGCTCTACAACAACATCTGGGGCGGCGGCGCCGGCGGCCAGTGCATCTGGGCCAACTCCGGCACCAACTGGGGAGTCAACGCCAACCACCCCAACACCGGCGGCATCAAGTCCTACCCGAACGCCAAGAAGGTGATCAACAAGTCGATCACCTCGCTCGGTTCGCTCAGCAGCAGCTACAACGTCACGGTCCCGTCGTCCGGCGCGTACAACACGTCGTACGACATCTGGGACACGGACTACGACTACGAGATCATGCTCTGGGTCAACTACAACGGAGCCGTGGGCCCGCTCGGCACCTCGCAGGGCAACGTCACCCTCGGCGGCCACACCTGGTCCGTCTACAAGGGCAGCAACGGCGCCAACGAGGTCTTCTCGTTCCTGCGCACCTCGGACTCCAACTCCGGCACCGTCAACGTCCTGCCGATCCTCAAGTGGATCAAGGACACCAAGCACTGGATGGGCAACGAGACCATCGGCGACGTCCAGTTCGGCTTCGAGATCACCTCGTCGTCCGGCGGCCTGGACTTCCGCACCAACAGCATGTCGGTCTCCAGCAGCTGA